In the genome of Persephonella sp. KM09-Lau-8, one region contains:
- a CDS encoding YhjD/YihY/BrkB family envelope integrity protein, with protein MIEKINPYKYLELNKNKSAIYNYLAAFYRAALDYFFEGFSYHAAAISFYTLMSFFPLLIFITVVVSYFATINTQAIVETLQKLFPQITQEFLNLLITLTEKRTFFGIGSLIISFYFASSIFTSLHSAFMHVFNREESIKKKALVYLLGVPIFTLILMGIYFIGLLISFLMNLIKEFAVWHVLYKILSHVHLEFLLDILGNVGLIVQLISFIFIMFVLYKYLAPHMIYNWRTVFNVGVLIAVLLFLISIVFNKYIIIASKANPIYGALSGIFAFLAWLYLSFGIILVGARMLYYLEQVQTES; from the coding sequence TTGATAGAAAAAATAAATCCTTACAAGTATTTAGAACTGAATAAAAATAAATCTGCAATTTACAACTATCTGGCAGCCTTTTACCGGGCTGCCCTTGATTATTTCTTTGAAGGTTTTTCATACCACGCAGCAGCAATATCTTTTTATACTCTTATGTCCTTTTTCCCACTGCTGATTTTTATAACTGTTGTTGTTTCTTACTTTGCCACAATAAATACACAGGCCATTGTAGAAACATTGCAAAAATTATTTCCCCAGATAACTCAGGAATTTTTGAATCTTCTGATTACCCTGACAGAAAAAAGGACATTTTTTGGGATTGGTAGTTTAATAATCTCTTTCTATTTTGCATCCAGCATTTTTACATCTCTGCATTCAGCATTTATGCATGTCTTCAACAGAGAAGAAAGTATAAAGAAAAAGGCTCTGGTTTATCTCCTTGGTGTCCCAATTTTTACACTTATACTTATGGGAATTTACTTTATTGGACTATTAATATCATTTCTGATGAATTTAATCAAAGAATTTGCCGTATGGCATGTGCTCTATAAAATCCTGTCACATGTTCATCTGGAATTTTTATTAGATATTCTTGGAAATGTGGGACTGATTGTTCAGTTGATATCTTTTATTTTTATAATGTTTGTCCTTTATAAATACCTTGCACCCCATATGATTTATAACTGGAGAACCGTTTTTAATGTAGGGGTTTTGATTGCTGTCTTACTTTTTCTAATATCTATTGTTTTCAACAAATACATAATTATTGCTTCAAAAGCCAATCCGATTTATGGTGCTTTAAGTGGAATTTTTGCCTTTCTGGCATGGCTGTATCTCAGTTTTGGCATTATTCTGGTAGGTGCGCGTATGCTTTATTATCTTGAACAGGTTCAGACTGAATCTTGA
- a CDS encoding SDR family NAD(P)-dependent oxidoreductase: MEKFAVITGVSKGLGKALSEEFQKHGYKIIGISRNKGEVNTDYFIPADLTKKEDIDRVFTEITKITDKIDVLINNAGIGIYEKWENISEEELRKVFELNFFAVVFLTQKLLPLLKKSKGTIINVSSVAGKIYVPYMGAYCATKYALNAFSDSLRAELQKDNVHVLNLIVGRINTGFSSRALGSRKPPETPAGNTTPEDFAKAVYKAFVQRKREITYPWWYKPFVWLANKFPSIYDRKAFEKWEGQDSV; encoded by the coding sequence ATGGAAAAGTTTGCAGTCATTACAGGAGTTTCAAAAGGACTTGGGAAAGCCCTTTCAGAAGAATTTCAAAAACATGGATACAAAATAATTGGAATTTCCAGAAATAAAGGTGAAGTAAACACAGATTATTTTATTCCGGCAGATTTAACAAAAAAAGAAGATATAGACAGGGTTTTCACAGAAATAACAAAAATTACAGACAAAATAGATGTTCTGATTAATAATGCAGGTATTGGCATTTATGAAAAATGGGAAAATATTTCTGAGGAAGAACTGAGAAAAGTTTTTGAGCTTAATTTTTTTGCAGTGGTTTTCCTTACGCAAAAATTACTGCCCCTATTAAAAAAGTCTAAAGGCACAATAATAAATGTTTCCTCTGTAGCTGGAAAAATATACGTTCCGTATATGGGAGCTTACTGTGCTACCAAATATGCTTTGAATGCCTTTTCTGATAGCTTGAGGGCAGAACTTCAAAAAGATAATGTTCATGTTTTAAATCTAATTGTAGGTAGGATAAACACGGGATTTTCCAGCAGAGCTTTAGGTTCTCGGAAACCTCCTGAAACCCCTGCCGGCAATACAACACCTGAAGATTTTGCAAAAGCTGTTTATAAGGCTTTTGTCCAGAGAAAGAGGGAGATTACATATCCATGGTGGTATAAACCATTTGTATGGCTTGCAAATAAATTCCCATCAATATACGACCGTAAAGCATTCGAAAAGTGGGAAGGTCAAGATTCAGTCTGA
- a CDS encoding ATP-binding protein, whose amino-acid sequence MKLLENILANNKDKRIIIMPIGISGSGKTTLCKQLSKKFDIEHISFDTLRMEIFKKETGKNPDNYHQVYRYINENKIKLLPLAKRKLLNTDKKIVYIDNTNLKKKSRNKFLCVAQDYLKIAVFFKPDLKECIKRQFKENRDKIVSTKVILQQFEMIEPPDFEEFDIIIRKGFQWKSLQSLQEFQKDLGKPFQKNFKNMDTK is encoded by the coding sequence ATGAAGTTGCTGGAAAATATTTTAGCAAACAATAAAGATAAGAGAATAATTATAATGCCTATAGGTATTTCCGGCAGTGGAAAGACCACACTTTGTAAGCAGTTGTCTAAAAAGTTTGATATTGAACATATATCCTTTGATACTTTGAGAATGGAGATTTTCAAAAAAGAAACCGGCAAAAATCCAGACAATTACCATCAGGTTTATAGATATATAAATGAAAATAAAATAAAGTTGCTGCCTCTGGCAAAAAGGAAATTACTAAATACAGATAAAAAGATTGTCTATATAGACAATACAAACCTTAAGAAAAAGTCCAGAAATAAATTTTTATGCGTAGCACAGGATTACCTGAAAATTGCAGTATTTTTTAAACCTGATTTAAAGGAATGTATAAAAAGACAATTTAAGGAAAACAGGGATAAAATAGTTTCTACAAAGGTTATACTCCAGCAGTTTGAAATGATTGAACCACCAGATTTTGAAGAATTTGATATTATTATAAGAAAAGGTTTTCAATGGAAAAGTTTGCAGTCATTACAGGAGTTTCAAAAGGACTTGGGAAAGCCCTTTCAGAAGAATTTCAAAAACATGGATACAAAATAA
- the dapC gene encoding succinyldiaminopimelate transaminase: MNNIIKNLRPYPMEELNRIKAELKKKGVKIYDFGTGDPKEPTDPKIRQALIDAVPEVSQYPSVAGRKDLREAISKWFKNRFGVYLNPDTQIIPSNGSKEAIFHFPLVFINTDIPEKRKVIFGTPAYPVYERGTLYAGGEPVAVPLKEEDKFLLRLDKIDKSILEETQIVWLNYPHNPTGATASLSYFEDMYGICREHDIILCSDECYTELYFDEKPPSALQAGVEGIVVFHSLSKRSGLTGYRTGFVAGDEKIISEYKKGRASFGVATPDFIQAAAKVAWLDEKHVEERRKIFKEKRDIFIEFFDKIGLEYLYPEATFYFWIKAPKDMSGEEYAKHLLNYGIVVSPGVNFCAGIEIMNNTCQSKYFRIALVPTVEECKEAVRIWEKAHKDLIGN, encoded by the coding sequence ATGAATAATATAATTAAAAATCTCAGACCTTATCCTATGGAGGAATTAAACAGAATAAAAGCCGAACTAAAGAAAAAAGGGGTTAAGATTTACGATTTTGGGACAGGAGACCCAAAAGAGCCTACAGACCCTAAAATAAGACAGGCTCTTATTGATGCTGTTCCAGAGGTCAGTCAGTATCCTTCTGTTGCAGGTAGAAAAGACCTGCGGGAAGCCATATCAAAATGGTTTAAAAATAGATTTGGAGTTTATCTAAATCCTGATACACAAATAATTCCCTCTAACGGCTCAAAAGAAGCAATATTCCATTTTCCACTGGTTTTTATAAATACTGATATTCCAGAAAAAAGAAAGGTGATTTTCGGAACCCCAGCATATCCGGTGTATGAAAGGGGAACCCTTTATGCCGGTGGTGAGCCTGTAGCTGTTCCATTAAAGGAAGAGGATAAATTTTTGCTTAGATTGGATAAAATCGATAAATCTATACTGGAAGAAACCCAGATAGTCTGGCTTAATTATCCACATAATCCTACCGGTGCCACAGCTTCACTTTCTTATTTTGAGGACATGTATGGAATTTGCAGGGAACACGATATTATCCTGTGTTCAGATGAATGTTATACAGAGCTCTATTTTGATGAAAAACCTCCTTCTGCGTTGCAGGCAGGAGTTGAAGGGATTGTTGTTTTCCATTCTCTTTCTAAAAGAAGCGGATTAACCGGATACAGAACAGGTTTTGTGGCTGGTGATGAAAAGATAATCTCAGAATATAAAAAAGGTAGAGCTTCCTTTGGAGTAGCTACTCCAGATTTTATACAGGCTGCGGCAAAGGTTGCATGGTTAGATGAAAAACATGTTGAAGAAAGAAGGAAAATTTTCAAGGAAAAAAGGGATATATTTATAGAATTTTTTGATAAAATCGGGCTGGAATATCTGTATCCTGAAGCAACTTTTTACTTCTGGATAAAAGCACCTAAAGACATGTCTGGGGAAGAATATGCAAAACATCTGCTAAACTATGGAATTGTTGTATCTCCGGGGGTTAATTTCTGTGCTGGAATTGAGATTATGAATAATACCTGTCAGTCTAAATATTTCAGAATAGCTCTCGTTCCAACAGTTGAGGAATGTAAGGAAGCTGTTAGGATATGGGAAAAAGCTCATAAGGATTTAATTGGGAATTAA